One stretch of Fictibacillus sp. b24 DNA includes these proteins:
- the putP gene encoding sodium/proline symporter PutP yields MDYGVIFSISLYMIGMVLIGLYAYRKTDNLTDYMLGGRNLGPAVTALSAGASDMSGWLLMGLPGAMYVSGLSAGWIVIGLCAGAYLNWLFVAPRLRTYTEVSNNSITIPDYFENRFKDTSRILRITSALVIVIFFTFYSSSGMVAGGQLFETAFGLNYMWGILLTAGVVIIYTLFGGFLAVSYTDFVQGAIMFVALILVPLVAILKVGGWDASFNEIESISPTLLDAFTGTSLIGIISLLAWGLGYFGQPHIIVRFMAITSVKEMKSARRIGMGWMIFSIVGAMFTGLVGIAYFNQAGAPLGEAKAETVFILLSEVLFHPIITGFLLAAILAAVMSTISSQLLVTSSALTEDFYKAFVKRSASDKELVLVGRLAVLAVAVIAFVMALNPSETILNLVGYAWAGFGAAFGPVVLLSLYWKRMTKWAAFAGIVVGAVTVIVWELIPRFADVYEIIPGFIACTLTIVVVSLMTKAPSAVIQEEFEETKRLVS; encoded by the coding sequence ATGGATTATGGAGTAATTTTTTCAATTAGTCTTTATATGATTGGCATGGTGCTGATCGGACTTTATGCGTATCGCAAGACCGACAACCTCACTGATTATATGCTTGGCGGAAGAAATCTTGGTCCGGCCGTTACCGCACTTAGTGCAGGTGCATCAGATATGAGTGGATGGCTGTTGATGGGTCTACCTGGTGCGATGTACGTGTCAGGTTTGAGTGCAGGATGGATTGTAATTGGCTTGTGTGCAGGTGCTTATTTAAACTGGCTATTCGTCGCACCTCGACTCAGAACGTATACAGAAGTGTCGAACAATTCCATAACGATCCCCGATTATTTCGAAAATCGTTTTAAGGACACATCTCGCATATTGCGAATTACATCTGCGTTAGTAATCGTAATCTTTTTTACCTTTTATTCGTCGTCAGGTATGGTAGCTGGCGGACAGCTTTTTGAAACTGCATTTGGTCTTAACTACATGTGGGGAATTCTGCTTACAGCTGGAGTAGTTATTATTTATACATTATTCGGCGGTTTCTTAGCGGTAAGCTACACGGATTTCGTACAAGGTGCGATCATGTTTGTAGCGTTGATCCTTGTACCACTCGTAGCGATTCTAAAAGTTGGAGGCTGGGATGCATCTTTTAACGAGATTGAAAGCATCAGCCCGACTCTGCTTGATGCATTCACAGGGACAAGCTTAATCGGCATCATCTCCTTGCTGGCATGGGGATTGGGTTACTTCGGCCAACCCCATATCATTGTTCGTTTTATGGCGATCACGTCTGTAAAAGAAATGAAGAGCGCAAGACGAATCGGAATGGGTTGGATGATTTTCTCTATCGTTGGAGCGATGTTTACAGGACTTGTGGGGATTGCTTATTTCAACCAAGCGGGTGCTCCTCTAGGGGAAGCAAAAGCTGAAACGGTTTTTATCTTGTTATCTGAAGTATTGTTCCACCCGATCATTACCGGCTTCTTGTTAGCTGCTATATTAGCGGCTGTTATGAGTACGATTTCTTCTCAGTTGCTTGTAACATCAAGTGCGCTGACAGAAGACTTTTATAAAGCATTCGTAAAACGCTCCGCTTCTGATAAGGAACTCGTGTTAGTAGGGCGTCTAGCTGTTTTGGCGGTTGCCGTGATCGCTTTTGTGATGGCACTTAACCCGAGTGAAACGATTTTGAATCTAGTAGGCTATGCATGGGCTGGATTTGGTGCAGCGTTCGGACCGGTCGTATTGCTGAGTCTGTATTGGAAACGCATGACAAAGTGGGCAGCGTTCGCTGGTATCGTAGTGGGAGCTGTAACAGTTATCGTTTGGGAGCTGATCCCGAGATTTGCAGATGTATATGAAATCATCCCAGGTTTCATCGCATGTACACTAACCATTGTAGTGGTTAGCCTTATGACGAAAGCACCAAGCGCTGTCATTCAAGAAGAGTTTGAAGAAACGAAGCGTTTAGTAAGTTAA
- a CDS encoding GNAT family N-acetyltransferase, giving the protein MKIGYSLHESLPQDDILKGIFDLHYKLFGNSSDFLSKMKSKPQLTIVVAQHDDLVIGYKIGYELNQNNYYSWLGGVDSNYRGYGVASKLMDLQHMYLKEKGYSAVQTKTMNKWRGMLLLNIKNGFDVIETYTNKEGLHKIILQKRL; this is encoded by the coding sequence TTGAAGATTGGATACTCACTTCATGAGTCATTGCCTCAAGATGATATCTTAAAAGGAATATTTGATCTGCATTATAAATTATTTGGGAATTCAAGCGATTTTCTTTCCAAAATGAAGTCTAAACCTCAGTTAACCATTGTAGTTGCACAGCATGATGATCTTGTAATCGGTTATAAAATTGGATATGAGCTAAATCAAAACAACTATTACAGCTGGTTAGGAGGAGTGGATTCTAATTATAGAGGATATGGAGTCGCATCAAAGTTAATGGATCTGCAGCATATGTATCTAAAGGAAAAGGGTTATTCTGCTGTGCAAACAAAAACGATGAACAAGTGGCGTGGCATGTTACTTTTAAATATTAAAAATGGTTTTGATGTGATTGAAACGTATACGAATAAAGAAGGTTTGCATAAAATAATTTTGCAAAAAAGACTGTGA
- a CDS encoding SRPBCC family protein, which produces MPIIEHHEFIKASPELCFDLARNVDVHTQTTSHTKERAVGGVTTGLMEKGDSVTWEAVHLGVKQRLTAKIIEMDRPHMFVDVMVKGAFHSFVHTHTFEQKEDGTVMVDHFHYTSPFGVIGRLADRHFLEKYMTKFLVRRAKVLKEIAENEDKYIT; this is translated from the coding sequence ATGCCCATTATCGAACATCATGAATTCATAAAAGCTTCACCAGAACTGTGTTTCGACCTCGCTCGAAACGTTGATGTACATACACAGACGACTTCACATACGAAAGAAAGAGCGGTGGGCGGTGTAACGACAGGTCTAATGGAAAAAGGAGATTCTGTTACATGGGAGGCTGTGCATCTTGGTGTGAAACAAAGACTTACAGCAAAGATCATCGAGATGGATCGTCCACATATGTTCGTAGACGTGATGGTAAAAGGCGCTTTTCACTCATTCGTTCATACGCACACCTTTGAACAGAAAGAGGACGGAACGGTGATGGTGGACCATTTCCACTACACGTCACCGTTTGGAGTGATTGGCAGATTAGCAGATAGGCACTTTTTAGAAAAATACATGACGAAATTTTTAGTGAGACGAGCTAAAGTATTAAAAGAGATAGCAGAAAACGAGGATAAATACATAACGTGA
- a CDS encoding histidine phosphatase family protein, whose amino-acid sequence MKIGLVRHFKVTRGYPTEKWITPSEFDQWMKEYEASDVEETDVDLGGITWQKCYSSTVRRAEFTAEKIYGGELIKTDELREIPVYPFFKRDIKIPMILYPLCIRTAWFFNHKSQLERRTDVEKRIANIVDRILEESDENALVVSHGGLMMFMRKELIRRGFKGPKLGRPENAKLYLFEKI is encoded by the coding sequence ATGAAGATTGGACTGGTACGTCATTTTAAGGTAACTCGAGGCTACCCGACTGAAAAATGGATCACCCCGTCTGAATTTGATCAATGGATGAAAGAATATGAAGCGTCAGATGTGGAAGAAACGGATGTGGATCTCGGCGGAATCACTTGGCAAAAATGCTATTCTAGCACTGTAAGGCGAGCAGAATTTACTGCAGAAAAAATATATGGTGGCGAGTTAATCAAAACAGATGAGCTTCGTGAAATTCCAGTGTATCCATTTTTTAAACGAGATATTAAGATTCCAATGATTCTTTATCCACTATGTATTCGAACAGCTTGGTTTTTTAACCACAAATCACAGCTCGAGCGCAGAACAGATGTGGAGAAACGAATTGCCAATATAGTTGACCGCATATTAGAGGAAAGCGATGAAAATGCGTTGGTGGTCAGTCATGGTGGACTTATGATGTTTATGAGAAAAGAACTGATCCGAAGAGGATTCAAAGGACCGAAGTTAGGTCGGCCGGAGAATGCGAAGCTATATTTGTTTGAGAAGATTTAG
- a CDS encoding peroxiredoxin family protein, with protein MENYLSIGSFPVKMVWLAILGSALIAYGIISLKLRKETDKKQLLDVLSNAVVLYWLVWKISYAVLHPLLIVKQPLNILYFNGGETGLVLGIIVAVVYLLWTSGKQELDRSRVFYTGILALTLFFSFYYGAHFASSKLLADGLISLFFAILSIYLYTAGSFELRKTVLSMLVTALFFSVLTNTPLGGKKEEAISTAASGIKNGNSAPDFELTTIEGDKVKLSDLKGKVVFVNLWATWCPPCRAEMPEMVRFYKDHSSKNVEVLAVNLTDSDSEKEVKKFAEEYKLNFPVLLDPDGKVGNTYKTVTIPTTFIIDKNGIIKQKHIGPMSYEMMKDFYQTAQ; from the coding sequence ATGGAAAATTACTTATCAATCGGATCTTTTCCGGTAAAAATGGTGTGGCTTGCGATTTTAGGCTCAGCTTTAATCGCTTACGGAATTATTAGTCTGAAACTTAGAAAAGAAACGGATAAAAAACAGCTTTTGGACGTGTTAAGCAACGCTGTCGTCCTGTACTGGTTGGTATGGAAGATCAGCTATGCGGTGCTCCATCCCCTTCTCATTGTTAAACAACCGCTTAATATTTTGTATTTTAACGGAGGAGAAACGGGGCTTGTTCTCGGTATTATTGTTGCTGTTGTCTATCTATTATGGACATCTGGAAAACAAGAGCTCGATAGAAGCCGAGTATTTTACACGGGAATATTGGCCCTCACACTCTTCTTTTCGTTTTATTACGGAGCGCATTTTGCATCTTCAAAACTTTTAGCAGATGGATTAATCTCACTGTTTTTCGCAATCCTCTCCATCTACTTATATACAGCAGGTTCTTTTGAGTTAAGAAAAACCGTGCTATCCATGCTTGTTACCGCACTCTTTTTTTCTGTCCTTACCAATACCCCGCTTGGAGGTAAGAAAGAGGAAGCTATTTCAACGGCTGCGTCTGGCATTAAAAATGGAAACTCTGCCCCTGATTTCGAATTAACAACAATCGAAGGAGATAAGGTGAAGCTTTCTGACTTAAAGGGAAAAGTCGTGTTTGTTAACCTCTGGGCAACATGGTGTCCGCCGTGCCGTGCAGAAATGCCAGAAATGGTTCGATTTTATAAAGATCATTCATCGAAAAACGTTGAAGTACTAGCGGTAAACTTAACAGACAGCGATTCTGAAAAAGAAGTGAAAAAATTTGCAGAAGAGTATAAGCTGAACTTTCCTGTTTTATTAGATCCAGATGGGAAAGTAGGAAATACGTACAAAACGGTCACCATTCCGACGACTTTTATTATCGATAAAAATGGAATCATCAAACAAAAGCATATCGGACCTATGAGTTACGAGATGATGAAAGATTTTTATCAAACCGCTCAATAA
- the cax gene encoding calcium/proton exchanger: MPTYERTECVLFNRIFFIAIIIGVPLSVIGSMLHWPAVILFVIYCATIVALAGYMGRATESLAIVAGPRIGGLLNATFGNAVELIISIFALKAGLISVVLASLTGSVLGNLLLVGGLSFFIGGLKFKQQKFNVYDARHNAGLLIFAVVVAFVFPEVFSYKLNDADSLTLSVWVAVIMIILYIAALLFKLVTHRGVYQSEHDDAHSGETAEWSKWKALIILALSTVAVAYVSEKLVHTFEEVGETLGWSEVFIGVIIVAIVGNAAEHASAIIMAYKNKMNVAVEIAIGSTLQIAMFVAPLLVLISLFFEKSMALVFTLPELVAMVLAVFLTISLTSDGDTNWFEGLTLLAAYLIMGVGFYLL, from the coding sequence ATTCCTACATACGAAAGGACGGAATGCGTCTTGTTTAATCGCATCTTTTTTATTGCCATTATTATTGGTGTACCGCTTTCTGTTATCGGAAGTATGCTGCATTGGCCAGCTGTCATACTTTTTGTTATCTATTGTGCGACGATCGTTGCCCTTGCTGGTTACATGGGCCGTGCCACTGAAAGTTTGGCCATTGTTGCAGGGCCTCGAATCGGAGGACTGCTGAATGCCACTTTCGGAAATGCTGTCGAACTTATCATTTCTATTTTTGCCTTAAAAGCTGGTCTCATAAGTGTAGTATTAGCGTCATTGACGGGTTCTGTACTCGGTAATCTTTTACTAGTCGGCGGATTGTCCTTTTTTATAGGAGGATTAAAGTTCAAGCAGCAAAAGTTCAACGTCTATGATGCCCGCCATAACGCTGGATTGCTCATTTTCGCTGTTGTAGTCGCTTTTGTTTTCCCTGAGGTCTTTTCTTATAAACTGAACGATGCCGATTCACTTACATTAAGTGTTTGGGTCGCTGTAATCATGATTATTCTTTATATCGCAGCTCTGTTGTTTAAGCTCGTTACCCACCGCGGTGTGTACCAGTCAGAGCATGACGATGCACATTCAGGTGAAACGGCCGAATGGAGCAAATGGAAGGCTTTGATTATCCTTGCTCTTTCTACTGTTGCGGTTGCTTATGTTTCTGAAAAGCTCGTTCATACATTTGAAGAGGTTGGTGAAACATTAGGTTGGAGTGAAGTGTTTATTGGGGTAATCATTGTTGCGATCGTCGGAAATGCCGCAGAGCACGCTTCAGCGATCATCATGGCTTACAAGAATAAGATGAATGTTGCGGTAGAGATCGCAATCGGTTCAACGCTCCAAATCGCGATGTTTGTCGCACCACTTCTTGTACTGATTTCTCTGTTTTTCGAAAAATCAATGGCACTCGTATTTACATTGCCTGAACTTGTTGCGATGGTGTTAGCCGTTTTCCTTACGATCTCCTTAACTAGCGACGGGGACACAAACTGGTTTGAAGGACTTACATTGCTAGCCGCCTATCTGATCATGGGTGTTGGGTTTTATCTTCTATAG
- a CDS encoding ATP phosphoribosyltransferase regulatory subunit, translating into MSKPFVFEKPAGMRDTLPAFYQKNEDIKNTIKTEMESWGYQFIQTPTLEYHDTVGEASAILDQQLFKLLDMEGKTLVLRPDMTAPIARVVSSSMKHVAYPLRLAYSSPVFRAQQREGGRPAEFEQVGIELIGEGTASAEAETLALMTEVIRKSGISSFTVAVGHIGFVQELLADILGNDSRAGELLRYLNEKNYVGYTSHVKQLPLSSIDTQRLLKLLDLRGGVEVLDEALVLNPNSKGQQTLQELKTLYSLLEEYDAAQHIVFDFTLFSHMSYYTGIVFEGYAAGIGAPIASGGRYDDLLSRFDRKAPAIGFAIRMDYFVEALGTKGDNKSRQCILYTGKRREEALQMAKSKRAEGALVVMQDLAGVKNVDEFSKRFDDVHYLIGSQQGEDFS; encoded by the coding sequence ATGTCAAAACCGTTTGTATTTGAAAAGCCGGCAGGAATGCGCGATACGCTGCCTGCGTTTTATCAAAAAAATGAAGACATTAAAAATACAATAAAAACTGAGATGGAGTCATGGGGCTATCAGTTCATTCAGACTCCTACACTTGAATATCACGATACCGTTGGTGAGGCTTCTGCTATTTTAGATCAGCAGCTTTTTAAACTGCTCGATATGGAAGGAAAAACGTTAGTACTCCGCCCAGACATGACCGCTCCGATTGCGAGGGTCGTATCATCGAGCATGAAACATGTTGCATACCCGCTTCGTCTAGCTTATAGTTCTCCTGTTTTCCGTGCTCAGCAACGTGAAGGCGGAAGGCCAGCTGAGTTCGAACAAGTAGGGATTGAATTGATCGGTGAAGGAACCGCAAGTGCGGAAGCAGAAACGCTCGCCCTGATGACAGAGGTAATCCGAAAGAGCGGCATCTCATCATTCACTGTAGCTGTTGGTCATATTGGCTTCGTTCAAGAGCTCCTCGCCGATATTTTAGGAAATGACAGCCGAGCAGGTGAACTGCTTCGTTATCTGAACGAAAAAAATTATGTAGGTTACACGTCACATGTGAAGCAGCTGCCACTTTCATCTATAGACACACAGCGTTTGTTAAAACTCTTGGACTTAAGAGGCGGTGTTGAAGTTCTGGATGAAGCGTTGGTTCTAAATCCGAACTCGAAAGGACAGCAAACACTCCAAGAGTTAAAGACGTTGTACAGCCTACTTGAAGAGTATGATGCGGCACAGCATATTGTTTTTGATTTTACGTTGTTCAGTCACATGAGCTATTACACAGGAATTGTGTTTGAAGGATACGCAGCAGGCATCGGTGCGCCAATTGCCAGCGGAGGCCGTTATGATGATCTGCTCAGCCGCTTTGATCGCAAAGCACCAGCGATTGGTTTTGCGATCCGCATGGACTATTTTGTAGAAGCGTTAGGAACTAAAGGTGACAATAAAAGCCGACAGTGTATTTTATATACAGGGAAGCGTAGAGAAGAAGCGCTGCAAATGGCAAAATCCAAACGAGCAGAAGGAGCACTTGTTGTGATGCAAGATCTGGCTGGGGTAAAAAACGTGGATGAATTCAGCAAGCGTTTCGATGACGTTCATTATCTAATCGGAAGTCAGCAAGGAGAGGACTTTTCATGA
- the hisG gene encoding ATP phosphoribosyltransferase — translation MSTVLTMAMPKGRIFEEAVELLRQAGYPLPPEFDESRKLIIDAPEAGLRFILAKPMDVPTYVEHGVADIGIAGKDVMLEEERDVYEVLDLKISECYLAVAGLPGGNDQRVAPKIASKYPNVASHYFREQGQQVEVIKLNGSIELAPLIGLADRIVDIVSTGRTLKENGLVELEKIADITSRLIVNPASYRLHAAKINDLVERMRTLVESKEGIQ, via the coding sequence ATGAGTACGGTTTTAACGATGGCAATGCCTAAAGGAAGAATTTTTGAGGAAGCTGTGGAACTTCTAAGACAAGCTGGTTATCCGCTGCCTCCTGAATTTGATGAATCCAGAAAATTGATCATTGATGCACCTGAAGCAGGACTTCGATTTATTTTAGCAAAACCGATGGACGTCCCTACCTATGTGGAACATGGGGTAGCGGATATCGGGATCGCTGGCAAGGACGTTATGCTTGAAGAAGAGCGTGACGTGTATGAAGTACTGGACCTTAAAATTTCTGAATGCTATTTGGCTGTCGCAGGACTGCCAGGCGGGAATGATCAGCGAGTAGCACCAAAAATTGCTTCTAAGTATCCGAATGTTGCTTCTCATTATTTTAGAGAACAAGGACAGCAGGTCGAAGTGATCAAATTGAACGGATCGATCGAGCTTGCACCGTTAATCGGACTGGCAGATCGTATTGTTGATATTGTTTCAACAGGCAGGACGCTAAAAGAAAATGGACTCGTTGAACTTGAAAAAATTGCAGACATCACTTCACGTTTAATTGTAAATCCTGCAAGCTACAGACTTCATGCAGCAAAAATCAACGATCTCGTGGAACGGATGCGCACACTCGTTGAAAGCAAGGAGGGTATTCAATGA
- the hisD gene encoding histidinol dehydrogenase has translation MKIQAVSELKNLERSVEQNTEAQRKAVLEILQNVKTEGDKALYQYTEKFDGVSLQSLQVTKAEIDEAISSLDSEMIEIIKEAAANIREYHEKQRRQSWFFTREDGTLLGQKVTPLDSVGVYVPGGTAAYPSSVLMGVIPASVAGVEEIVLVSPPGKDGKLPAAVLAAASIAGVKQMFKIGGAQAIGALAYGTESVPKTDKIVGPGNIFVALAKREVFGVCDIDMIAGPSEIAVLADETANARYIAADLLSQAEHDPRSAAVLVTTSKELAEKVSTEVEEQLADLPRQDIAMQAIQDYGAIYIVNSLQEGADVINQLAPEHLEIMTKDPMSLLGKIKHAGAIFLGEYSSEPVGDYFAGSNHVLPTSGTARFSSPLNVDDFTKKSSVIRYSEQAINENGRKISAFARLEGLEAHARAIDFRLEDK, from the coding sequence ATGAAAATACAAGCTGTATCGGAATTGAAAAACCTTGAAAGAAGCGTAGAACAAAATACAGAAGCGCAAAGAAAAGCCGTTCTTGAAATTCTTCAAAACGTAAAAACTGAAGGGGACAAAGCCCTTTATCAATATACGGAAAAATTTGATGGCGTTTCTCTGCAATCACTCCAAGTGACGAAAGCTGAAATTGACGAGGCTATTTCCTCACTTGATTCAGAAATGATTGAAATCATTAAAGAAGCTGCCGCAAACATTCGCGAGTATCATGAAAAACAAAGAAGGCAATCGTGGTTTTTCACGCGTGAAGACGGAACATTATTAGGTCAAAAAGTTACACCTCTTGATTCTGTAGGTGTTTACGTTCCAGGTGGAACAGCGGCTTATCCGTCGTCGGTATTAATGGGTGTGATTCCCGCGAGCGTTGCAGGTGTGGAGGAAATCGTCCTCGTGTCACCGCCTGGAAAAGATGGAAAACTTCCAGCTGCCGTATTAGCAGCGGCTTCTATAGCTGGTGTTAAACAAATGTTTAAAATTGGTGGCGCTCAAGCGATTGGAGCACTCGCATACGGAACAGAATCGGTTCCAAAGACAGATAAGATTGTTGGGCCAGGTAATATTTTCGTAGCACTGGCGAAAAGAGAAGTATTTGGCGTCTGTGACATCGATATGATTGCAGGACCGAGCGAAATTGCAGTATTAGCTGATGAAACCGCAAATGCGCGATATATTGCAGCAGATCTATTGTCACAAGCAGAGCACGATCCGCGTTCTGCAGCTGTACTCGTAACAACTTCAAAAGAGCTTGCTGAAAAAGTTTCAACTGAGGTGGAGGAACAGCTTGCTGATCTTCCAAGACAAGATATCGCCATGCAGGCAATTCAGGACTATGGAGCCATCTATATTGTCAATTCACTTCAAGAAGGCGCAGATGTAATCAACCAGCTAGCACCTGAACACTTAGAGATCATGACGAAAGATCCAATGAGTCTTCTCGGAAAAATTAAACACGCCGGAGCTATTTTTCTTGGAGAATATAGCTCAGAGCCTGTTGGAGATTACTTTGCAGGCAGCAACCACGTTCTCCCTACGAGTGGGACAGCACGATTTTCAAGTCCGCTAAACGTGGATGATTTTACGAAAAAATCAAGCGTTATCAGATATAGTGAACAAGCAATCAACGAAAATGGCCGTAAAATTTCAGCATTTGCCCGCTTAGAGGGATTAGAAGCGCATGCGAGAGCGATCGATTTTCGACTGGAGGACAAGTAA
- the hisB gene encoding imidazoleglycerol-phosphate dehydratase HisB, which produces MEKQLRQHTIERNTKETQISLSLDIDGEGQADIQTPVPFLNHMLDAIARHGHFDLTVNAAGDVEIDDHHTTEDVGICLGQAIQGALGDKRGIKRYGNAFVPMDETLAQVVIDLSNRPHLEFRAEFPSQKVGTFDTELVHEFFWKLALEARMNLHVIVHYGSNTHHIIEAIFKAFTKALDEATQIDPRVKGVPSTKGML; this is translated from the coding sequence ATGGAAAAGCAGCTGCGACAACATACGATTGAACGGAATACAAAAGAAACACAAATCAGTTTGTCTTTAGACATCGACGGAGAAGGACAAGCGGATATTCAAACACCCGTCCCATTCCTAAACCATATGTTAGATGCGATTGCGCGCCACGGACATTTTGATCTGACGGTAAATGCAGCAGGAGACGTTGAGATCGATGACCATCATACAACAGAAGATGTAGGGATCTGCCTTGGACAAGCCATTCAAGGAGCACTAGGTGATAAGCGCGGGATTAAACGTTATGGAAATGCGTTTGTGCCGATGGACGAAACGCTGGCTCAAGTCGTGATTGATCTATCAAACCGTCCTCATCTAGAGTTTCGGGCAGAGTTTCCGAGTCAAAAAGTAGGGACATTCGATACAGAACTCGTGCATGAATTTTTCTGGAAGCTCGCACTCGAAGCAAGAATGAACCTTCATGTGATCGTTCACTATGGCTCAAACACGCACCATATCATTGAAGCGATTTTTAAAGCTTTTACAAAAGCATTAGATGAAGCAACACAGATCGATCCACGTGTAAAAGGAGTGCCTTCTACGAAAGGAATGTTATAA
- the hisH gene encoding imidazole glycerol phosphate synthase subunit HisH, with amino-acid sequence MIGIIDYGMGNLHSVCSALKRINQPYILSGNPEELHEVDGLLLPGVGSFKDAMTELEKTGLADFIKKEAAGGKPLMGICLGMQLLFDESTENGLTKGLGLLPGKVERFSGTTSEGSSYKVPHMGWNNLNFLQNDQPLLRGLDEGYVYFVHSFVVQTENREVLAAVANYEDVEVPAVVGSGRIMGTQFHPEKSSETGMGMLQNFCRFVEEGKQR; translated from the coding sequence ATGATCGGAATTATTGACTATGGAATGGGCAATCTTCACTCTGTCTGTTCCGCTTTAAAAAGAATCAACCAACCTTACATCCTTTCTGGCAATCCAGAGGAACTTCATGAAGTCGATGGGTTGCTGCTTCCTGGAGTAGGTTCCTTTAAAGACGCGATGACTGAATTGGAGAAAACGGGACTCGCTGATTTTATAAAAAAAGAAGCAGCTGGCGGGAAGCCTCTCATGGGCATCTGCCTTGGCATGCAGCTGCTGTTTGATGAAAGTACTGAGAACGGCTTAACTAAAGGCCTTGGACTTCTTCCGGGAAAAGTAGAGCGTTTTTCAGGAACAACGAGTGAGGGCAGTTCGTATAAAGTGCCACATATGGGGTGGAACAATCTTAACTTTTTACAAAATGATCAGCCGTTATTGAGAGGCTTAGATGAAGGATATGTTTATTTCGTACATTCCTTTGTCGTGCAAACTGAAAATCGAGAAGTTCTAGCAGCGGTTGCTAACTATGAAGACGTTGAAGTTCCGGCTGTTGTAGGAAGCGGAAGAATTATGGGTACGCAGTTTCACCCTGAAAAAAGCTCTGAAACGGGCATGGGAATGCTGCAAAATTTTTGCCGTTTTGTTGAGGAGGGAAAACAAAGATGA
- the hisA gene encoding 1-(5-phosphoribosyl)-5-[(5-phosphoribosylamino)methylideneamino]imidazole-4-carboxamide isomerase: MSSFILYPAIDMRNGKCVRLMQGDYNQETIYGDSPFDMAKQFADQGAEWIHMVDLDGAKDGRKINHEHVLRVAKELTAKVQIGGGIRSMEDVSYYLDAGVDRVILGSAAVSDPDFVREALAQYGGSRVAIGLDARDGFVATEGWLETSHIRAIDLAKRLVEEGAETFIFTDISKDGMLQGPNVEAIGELAGITGKEVIASGGVSSIEDLVNLKNDDRKIAGAIIGKALYTDRFTLSDALGSVK, from the coding sequence ATGAGTTCATTTATACTGTATCCAGCCATTGATATGCGTAACGGAAAATGTGTAAGGCTGATGCAAGGAGACTATAATCAAGAAACGATCTACGGAGATTCTCCGTTTGATATGGCCAAACAGTTTGCGGATCAAGGGGCAGAGTGGATTCATATGGTTGACCTCGATGGTGCAAAGGACGGCCGAAAAATCAATCACGAGCATGTGCTGCGTGTTGCAAAAGAACTTACCGCGAAAGTCCAGATCGGTGGAGGCATTCGTTCGATGGAAGATGTCTCTTATTATTTGGATGCTGGAGTTGACCGTGTGATCTTAGGCAGTGCCGCTGTTTCTGACCCGGATTTCGTTAGAGAAGCATTAGCTCAGTATGGTGGATCTAGAGTGGCAATTGGACTCGATGCACGTGATGGTTTTGTAGCAACAGAAGGATGGCTAGAAACTTCGCATATTAGAGCAATCGACTTAGCGAAACGGCTTGTGGAAGAAGGTGCGGAAACCTTTATTTTTACCGATATTTCGAAGGACGGTATGTTGCAAGGGCCGAACGTGGAAGCAATCGGCGAATTAGCCGGTATCACAGGAAAAGAAGTCATTGCATCAGGCGGTGTAAGCTCTATCGAGGACCTCGTGAACTTAAAAAATGATGATCGTAAAATTGCAGGTGCTATAATCGGAAAAGCCTTGTACACAGATCGTTTCACATTGTCAGATGCGTTAGGAAGTGTGAAGTAA